In a single window of the Eleginops maclovinus isolate JMC-PN-2008 ecotype Puerto Natales chromosome 6, JC_Emac_rtc_rv5, whole genome shotgun sequence genome:
- the dnah9 gene encoding dynein heavy chain 9, axonemal isoform X1, translated as MEGSRDERLDLILRFTLSSLGLKLEVWRDFLSEEENQVTLSSFFSTADYTNLFLCRDPRLRVSLTFPTQTPSKVLCISRTSCAVITSENIRDMLIMQEVQGGGAVSCISAVCQEITCPLLSNLETSGGWAPGVAEEALRFMELQKNEALVMEAQIDGRTFLPHPHALHDNHLHGDVVHDGDLHDNNLHADVDERKLSDLKLLHACDWTIIEWAELVAEFLQQDSSQAVLDGLKPLPSEEFNFWRNRLKNMLLIQQQLSSSRAQQVVSIVQRADSVYLSTLRDIHTDLQQGLKEAQDVTENLDGVQQKLEELQLMEFQQLEANTAVVMEEVQLLWIRSEFYCKPCRVVVLLQELCNLFIQRSREFLQGGELLHGLLKGPAAALQAVSLVVRTLQSLRETFSQSRRRLQDMKQEGAAQSWDFPSHLVFLHLDTFLLHLQNIQEVYRVSLQLGQLEDVVVSGAGGRKWTEEVQEVYQDFLHHVTSLSECTCDPIDPMHQGFRLLLDKFQLQVVQVERRLVSVLCRALQDCSEPCSAAKLLQMFSFMLHRPLIQEQLRPQLLHLLQKFLLELDLTEQLFYNQREEAHTFSCYTPLPAAALCWSRQLRLRAGHMLDLYTTLQHLYRSSECEQVEQRVQQLQVLLQDFRARWLLDWINDLDSDCGVLLQQQLIQQLQQGMLGVTCSHTLEAVLRQLRCLSRDPDVELRPLAAHLFSCRDDITESYLSLGHMVSCYNQVLQDGLQVEQPLIQDQLRDLDQNMAKLQSSTWGSGGVHQLVQQLSQRVLMFHSTVCKARANMDAMTGIIQGWAELRLLHSGNFLSEDGAAGRGYRCISEEGQELLRLTQVNCSLYAAEHAPPRLEQLPGSHRQQSSGGSVPHAAHCTHLPE; from the exons ATGGAGGGCAGCAGGGACGAGCGTCTGGATCTGATCCTCCGCTTCACACTGAGCAGCTTGGGGCTGAAACTGGAGGTCTGGAgggacttcctgtctgaggaggagaacCAGGTGACCCTCAGCAGCTTCTTCAGCACCGCAGACTACACCAACCTCTTCCTCTGCCGGGACCCGCGGCTTCGTGTCAGCCTGACCTTCCCCACACAGACCCCTTCTAAAGTCCTGTGTATCTCCAGGACCAGCTGCGCAGTCATCACCTCTGAaaacatcagagacatgttAATAATGCAGGAGGTGCAGGGGGGTGGCGCCGTGAGCTGCATCAGCGCCGTCTGCCAGGAG ATCACCTGCCCGTTGCTCAGTAACCTAGAGACGAGTGGCGGCTGGGCGCCTGGTGTTGCGGAGGAGGCGCTGAGGTTCATGGAGCTTCAGAAGAACGAGGCCCTGGTGATGGAGGCTCAGATAGACGGGCGCACCTTCCTGCCTCACCCCCATGCTCTACACGACAACCATCTCCATGGTGATGTTGTCCACGATGGAGATCTCCACGACAACAACCTCCATGCTGATGTTGACGAGAG GAAGCTGTCAGACCTGAAGCTTCTCCACGCCTGTGATTGGACGATCATCGAGTGGGCGGAGCTTGTGGCAGAGTTCCTGCAGCAGGACTCGTCTCAGGCGGTTCTGGACGGACTGAAACCGCTGCCAAGCGAGGAGTTCAACTTCTGGAGGAACAGACTGAAGAACATGCTCCTCATCCAGCAGCAG ctgagcagcagcagagcacagCAGGTGGTCTCCATCGTCCAGAGGGCAGACAGCGTGTACCTGTCCACGCTCAGAGACATCCACACAGACCTGCAGCaag GGCTGAAGGAGGCGCAGGACGTGACGGAGAACCTGGATGGTGTGCAGCAGAAGCTGGAAGAGCTGCAGCTGATGGAGTTCCAGCAG CTGGAAGCCAACACGGCggtggtgatggaggaggtgcaGCTGCTGTGGATCCGGTCCGAGTTCTACTGTAAACCCTGCAgggtggtggtgctgctgcaggagctgTGCAACCTGTTCATACAGAGg AGCAGGGAGTTCCTGCAAGGGGGGGAGCTGCTGCATGGTCTGCTGAAGGGTCCTGCTGCGGCTCTGCAGGCAGTCAGCCTGGTGGTCCGGACCCTGCAGTCCCTCAGAGAGACCTTCAGCCAGAGTAGGAGAAGGCTGCAGGACATGAAGCAg gaggGGGCTGCTCAGAGCTGGGACTTCCCTTCACACCTCGTCTTCCTCCACCTGGATACGTTTCTGCTACACCTGCAGAACatccag GAGGTGTATAGGGTCAGTCTGCAGCTCGGTCAGCTAGAGGATGTGGTGGTGTCAGGCGCTGGCGGCAGGAAGTGGACGGAGGAGGTTCAGGAGGTGTATCAGGATTTCCTTCATCATGTGACTTCTCTGTCAGAGTGTACCTGTGACCCCATCGACCCCATGCACCAG gGCTTCCGGCTGCTCCTGGATAagttccagctgcaggtggtgCAGGTGGAGCGCCGGCTGGTGTCGGTGCTCTGCAGAGCTCTGCAGGACTGCAGCGAGCCATGCTCTGCGGCCAAG ctgctgcagatgttcagCTTCATGCTGCACCGCCCTCTAATCCAGGAGCAGCTGCGCCCCCAACTGCTGCACCTGCTTCAGAAGTTCCTGCTGGAGCTGGACCTCACCGAGCAGCTGTTCTACAACCAGAGAGAGGAGGCACACACTTTCAGCTGCTACACCCCCCTACCTGCAGCCGCACTCTGCTGGAGCCGGCAGCTCAGGCTAAGGGCAGGGCACATGCTGGACCTCTACACTACCCTGCAACACCT GTACCGGTCCAGTGAGTGTGAGCAGGTGGAGCAAAgggtgcagcagctgcaggttcTGCTGCAGGACTTCAGAGCCCGGTGGCTCTTAGACTGGATCAATGATCTCGACTCAGACTGTGGAgtcctgctgcagcagcagctcatacagcagctgcagcaagGCATGCTGGGAGTCACCTGCAGCCACACG CTGGAGGCGGTGCTCAGGCAGCTCAGGTGTCTAAGCAGGGATCCAGATGTAGAGCTCCGCCCCCTCgctgctcacctgttctcctgcaggGATGACATCACAGAAAGTTATCTCAGCCTGGGTCACATGGTGTCCTGCTACAACCAG GTGCTGCAGGACGGCCTGCAGGTGGAGCAGCCTCTGATCCAGGACCAGCTGCGGGACCTGGACCAGAACATGGCAAAACTGCAGAGCAGTACCTGGGGCAGTGGAG gtgtgcATCAGCTGGTGCAGCAGCTCAGTCAGAGAGTGTTGATGTTTCACTCCACCGTGTGCAAGGCCAGAGCCAACATGGACGCCATGACAGGCATCatacag GGCTGGGCGGAGCTTCGCCTGCTGCACTCAGGAAACTTCCTATCGGAGGACGGAGCTGCAGGGCGGGGCTACAGGTGCATCTCGGAGGAAGGTCAGGAGCTGCTCCGGCTCACACAG gTGAACTGCAGTCTGTACGCTGCTGAACACGCCCCCCCCCGCCTGGAGCAGCTACCTGGATCACATCGACAACAAAGTTCAGGAGGCTCTGTTCCTCATGCTGCACACTGCACTCACCTTCCTGAGTGA
- the dnah9 gene encoding dynein heavy chain 9, axonemal isoform X2 translates to MEGSRDERLDLILRFTLSSLGLKLEVWRDFLSEEENQVTLSSFFSTADYTNLFLCRDPRLRVSLTFPTQTPSKVLCISRTSCAVITSENIRDMLIMQEVQGGGAVSCISAVCQEITCPLLSNLETSGGWAPGVAEEALRFMELQKNEALVMEAQIDGRTFLPHPHALHDNHLHGDVVHDGDLHDNNLHADVDERKLSDLKLLHACDWTIIEWAELVAEFLQQDSSQAVLDGLKPLPSEEFNFWRNRLKNMLLIQQQLEANTAVVMEEVQLLWIRSEFYCKPCRVVVLLQELCNLFIQRSREFLQGGELLHGLLKGPAAALQAVSLVVRTLQSLRETFSQSRRRLQDMKQEGAAQSWDFPSHLVFLHLDTFLLHLQNIQEVYRVSLQLGQLEDVVVSGAGGRKWTEEVQEVYQDFLHHVTSLSECTCDPIDPMHQGFRLLLDKFQLQVVQVERRLVSVLCRALQDCSEPCSAAKLLQMFSFMLHRPLIQEQLRPQLLHLLQKFLLELDLTEQLFYNQREEAHTFSCYTPLPAAALCWSRQLRLRAGHMLDLYTTLQHLYRSSECEQVEQRVQQLQVLLQDFRARWLLDWINDLDSDCGVLLQQQLIQQLQQGMLGVTCSHTLEAVLRQLRCLSRDPDVELRPLAAHLFSCRDDITESYLSLGHMVSCYNQVLQDGLQVEQPLIQDQLRDLDQNMAKLQSSTWGSGGVHQLVQQLSQRVLMFHSTVCKARANMDAMTGIIQGWAELRLLHSGNFLSEDGAAGRGYRCISEEGQELLRLTQVNCSLYAAEHAPPRLEQLPGSHRQQSSGGSVPHAAHCTHLPE, encoded by the exons ATGGAGGGCAGCAGGGACGAGCGTCTGGATCTGATCCTCCGCTTCACACTGAGCAGCTTGGGGCTGAAACTGGAGGTCTGGAgggacttcctgtctgaggaggagaacCAGGTGACCCTCAGCAGCTTCTTCAGCACCGCAGACTACACCAACCTCTTCCTCTGCCGGGACCCGCGGCTTCGTGTCAGCCTGACCTTCCCCACACAGACCCCTTCTAAAGTCCTGTGTATCTCCAGGACCAGCTGCGCAGTCATCACCTCTGAaaacatcagagacatgttAATAATGCAGGAGGTGCAGGGGGGTGGCGCCGTGAGCTGCATCAGCGCCGTCTGCCAGGAG ATCACCTGCCCGTTGCTCAGTAACCTAGAGACGAGTGGCGGCTGGGCGCCTGGTGTTGCGGAGGAGGCGCTGAGGTTCATGGAGCTTCAGAAGAACGAGGCCCTGGTGATGGAGGCTCAGATAGACGGGCGCACCTTCCTGCCTCACCCCCATGCTCTACACGACAACCATCTCCATGGTGATGTTGTCCACGATGGAGATCTCCACGACAACAACCTCCATGCTGATGTTGACGAGAG GAAGCTGTCAGACCTGAAGCTTCTCCACGCCTGTGATTGGACGATCATCGAGTGGGCGGAGCTTGTGGCAGAGTTCCTGCAGCAGGACTCGTCTCAGGCGGTTCTGGACGGACTGAAACCGCTGCCAAGCGAGGAGTTCAACTTCTGGAGGAACAGACTGAAGAACATGCTCCTCATCCAGCAGCAG CTGGAAGCCAACACGGCggtggtgatggaggaggtgcaGCTGCTGTGGATCCGGTCCGAGTTCTACTGTAAACCCTGCAgggtggtggtgctgctgcaggagctgTGCAACCTGTTCATACAGAGg AGCAGGGAGTTCCTGCAAGGGGGGGAGCTGCTGCATGGTCTGCTGAAGGGTCCTGCTGCGGCTCTGCAGGCAGTCAGCCTGGTGGTCCGGACCCTGCAGTCCCTCAGAGAGACCTTCAGCCAGAGTAGGAGAAGGCTGCAGGACATGAAGCAg gaggGGGCTGCTCAGAGCTGGGACTTCCCTTCACACCTCGTCTTCCTCCACCTGGATACGTTTCTGCTACACCTGCAGAACatccag GAGGTGTATAGGGTCAGTCTGCAGCTCGGTCAGCTAGAGGATGTGGTGGTGTCAGGCGCTGGCGGCAGGAAGTGGACGGAGGAGGTTCAGGAGGTGTATCAGGATTTCCTTCATCATGTGACTTCTCTGTCAGAGTGTACCTGTGACCCCATCGACCCCATGCACCAG gGCTTCCGGCTGCTCCTGGATAagttccagctgcaggtggtgCAGGTGGAGCGCCGGCTGGTGTCGGTGCTCTGCAGAGCTCTGCAGGACTGCAGCGAGCCATGCTCTGCGGCCAAG ctgctgcagatgttcagCTTCATGCTGCACCGCCCTCTAATCCAGGAGCAGCTGCGCCCCCAACTGCTGCACCTGCTTCAGAAGTTCCTGCTGGAGCTGGACCTCACCGAGCAGCTGTTCTACAACCAGAGAGAGGAGGCACACACTTTCAGCTGCTACACCCCCCTACCTGCAGCCGCACTCTGCTGGAGCCGGCAGCTCAGGCTAAGGGCAGGGCACATGCTGGACCTCTACACTACCCTGCAACACCT GTACCGGTCCAGTGAGTGTGAGCAGGTGGAGCAAAgggtgcagcagctgcaggttcTGCTGCAGGACTTCAGAGCCCGGTGGCTCTTAGACTGGATCAATGATCTCGACTCAGACTGTGGAgtcctgctgcagcagcagctcatacagcagctgcagcaagGCATGCTGGGAGTCACCTGCAGCCACACG CTGGAGGCGGTGCTCAGGCAGCTCAGGTGTCTAAGCAGGGATCCAGATGTAGAGCTCCGCCCCCTCgctgctcacctgttctcctgcaggGATGACATCACAGAAAGTTATCTCAGCCTGGGTCACATGGTGTCCTGCTACAACCAG GTGCTGCAGGACGGCCTGCAGGTGGAGCAGCCTCTGATCCAGGACCAGCTGCGGGACCTGGACCAGAACATGGCAAAACTGCAGAGCAGTACCTGGGGCAGTGGAG gtgtgcATCAGCTGGTGCAGCAGCTCAGTCAGAGAGTGTTGATGTTTCACTCCACCGTGTGCAAGGCCAGAGCCAACATGGACGCCATGACAGGCATCatacag GGCTGGGCGGAGCTTCGCCTGCTGCACTCAGGAAACTTCCTATCGGAGGACGGAGCTGCAGGGCGGGGCTACAGGTGCATCTCGGAGGAAGGTCAGGAGCTGCTCCGGCTCACACAG gTGAACTGCAGTCTGTACGCTGCTGAACACGCCCCCCCCCGCCTGGAGCAGCTACCTGGATCACATCGACAACAAAGTTCAGGAGGCTCTGTTCCTCATGCTGCACACTGCACTCACCTTCCTGAGTGA